The Methanoculleus marisnigri JR1 genome window below encodes:
- a CDS encoding CotH kinase family protein, translating into MATDSAGRAVAGMLIVLSLLTFFIPPAGGQENTISPDTGVQDLYLFMGWKDLVELYTREETSDERLDGYVRLSPDGEDIELEGVRFRGSSSRELPKKSFSIRFNESQEFLFGSDDMNLKATYTDPTMMRERLSMDLFHVLGQPAPRTKYFDLYINGVYEGLYVHVERVDGDLLASNGLNPAGTLVADDFRGNFGLPGVDRLSVFGYPIEEQDDPEAFLAETMDSRGEPDWGAVRDLVAWVYRTPAGPEFEEGFVERFDEENFIDWLAIHYLIGDVDSFGDDYWLYLDTGDPDAEWKVIPWDKDLTFGSHTRRSATVNDYFGYESAIASGWDNDLVEKFLDTPGLRERLNLRMAFLMDGVFTEDYYAGQIDVHKEAIGERLNITPGEDAFVLHPQNHHGDLGYLAYHTEAVLDFVRLRYRFIERAITPGSGEPYTASVEIPAEPEGSTVSFTDPGGWVIATFEVSEVTEPGTITATVNGTPENPGIDRRWEFDAGDADVSGELTLYYRNDVESCCFPIENWFVSDAAVRDDRYSQWDLRIVWESESGNRTALATYVNPYSNKASADVSLQGTTRFEVVLPDR; encoded by the coding sequence ATGGCAACGGATTCTGCGGGTCGGGCCGTGGCCGGCATGCTCATCGTGCTGTCTCTACTGACCTTCTTCATACCCCCGGCGGGGGGACAGGAGAACACGATCAGTCCGGACACCGGCGTGCAGGACCTGTACCTCTTCATGGGCTGGAAGGATCTCGTCGAGCTGTATACCCGCGAAGAGACGTCCGACGAGCGGCTGGACGGTTACGTGCGGCTCTCTCCGGACGGCGAGGATATCGAACTGGAGGGGGTGCGGTTCCGGGGCTCTTCTTCGCGGGAGTTGCCGAAGAAGTCGTTCAGCATCCGGTTTAACGAATCTCAGGAGTTCCTGTTCGGCAGCGACGACATGAACCTGAAGGCTACGTACACCGATCCCACGATGATGCGGGAGAGGCTGTCGATGGATCTCTTCCACGTTCTCGGGCAGCCGGCACCGAGGACGAAGTACTTCGATCTGTACATCAACGGAGTCTATGAAGGCCTGTACGTCCACGTGGAGCGGGTCGACGGGGATCTGCTCGCAAGCAACGGCCTGAACCCTGCAGGGACACTGGTTGCCGACGATTTCCGGGGAAACTTCGGCCTGCCGGGGGTCGACCGCCTCTCGGTCTTCGGGTATCCCATCGAGGAGCAGGACGATCCGGAAGCATTTCTCGCAGAGACCATGGACAGCCGGGGCGAACCGGACTGGGGAGCGGTCCGCGACCTTGTCGCCTGGGTCTACCGGACTCCTGCCGGCCCGGAGTTCGAAGAAGGCTTCGTCGAGCGGTTCGATGAGGAGAATTTCATCGACTGGCTGGCAATCCATTACCTCATCGGCGATGTCGACTCTTTCGGCGACGACTACTGGCTCTACCTGGACACCGGAGATCCGGATGCGGAGTGGAAGGTCATACCCTGGGACAAGGATCTGACGTTCGGTTCGCATACCCGGAGAAGCGCTACGGTCAACGATTATTTCGGGTACGAGTCGGCGATAGCGAGCGGCTGGGACAACGATCTGGTGGAGAAGTTCCTCGATACTCCCGGGCTCCGCGAAAGGCTCAACCTCCGCATGGCGTTCCTGATGGACGGGGTCTTCACCGAAGACTACTATGCCGGGCAGATTGACGTGCACAAAGAGGCGATCGGGGAGAGGCTGAACATCACGCCGGGGGAGGACGCGTTCGTGCTGCACCCGCAGAACCACCACGGCGATCTCGGCTACCTGGCATACCACACCGAAGCGGTGCTGGATTTCGTGCGGCTCCGGTACCGGTTCATCGAGAGAGCGATCACGCCCGGCTCCGGGGAACCCTATACCGCCTCCGTCGAGATACCGGCGGAGCCGGAGGGGAGCACCGTCTCCTTCACCGACCCCGGCGGGTGGGTGATTGCGACCTTCGAGGTCTCGGAAGTGACGGAGCCGGGCACGATCACCGCTACGGTGAACGGGACGCCGGAGAATCCCGGCATCGACCGGCGCTGGGAGTTCGATGCGGGCGATGCCGACGTCAGCGGCGAACTGACCCTCTACTACCGTAACGACGTCGAATCGTGCTGCTTCCCGATAGAGAACTGGTTCGTCAGTGACGCGGCGGTGAGGGACGACCGTTACTCGCAATGGGACCTGCGGATCGTTTGGGAGAGCGAGTCCGGGAACAGGACAGCGCTCGCCACCTACGTCAACCCGTATTCGAACAAAGCGTCTGCGGACGTCTCGCTGCAGGGAACGACGCGGTTTGAGGTGGTGCTGCCGGATCGGTAA